One region of Triticum aestivum cultivar Chinese Spring chromosome 6B, IWGSC CS RefSeq v2.1, whole genome shotgun sequence genomic DNA includes:
- the LOC123138117 gene encoding uncharacterized protein isoform X1: MGKSKDKKVSREAKVDKKLALGLGVKRKQLKKKKDRVLDAAVESEGAAGHAIAEDIGSKKIVLVKQKKKIKHAKVTSCCTKAHNLVTLNEDEATPKLKKKNKSKKQLKESKSPVEVQSPLDSNDTGTLKLKKKKMKVKEGKSSVEPNDADDILHENLDEETLNADVNQLAAESEVMDIGEPEKAKKRKKNKTADVKQVAEESEVMDIGEPEKAKKRKKNKTKKVKQSGEVNRTDMQVSVREDNLEEHEVDTADVDEIASVDEDCSRGIKKWILEYRQKRPGLKVLQQNIDVFITAHEEQQEREKKEREAAAAEDGWTVVMHHKGRKKTTDVETGTAVGSVSLAAMQEKMAQKKPKEVGRNFYRHQKREAQMSELAMLQSKFEQDKKRIQQLRAQRKFKPYGF, translated from the exons ATGGGCAAATCCAAAG ACAAGAAGGTTTCGCGGGAAGCCAAGGTTGATAAGAAGCTGGCGCTTGGGCTTGGAGTGAAGAGGAAgcagctgaagaagaagaaggatagagtTTTAGATGCTGCCGTTGAGAGCGAGGGCGCTGCCGGACATGCTATCGCGGAAG ATATAGGAAGCAAGAAGATTGTATTGGTGAAGCAAAAGAAGAAAATTAAGCATGCCAAAGTAACAAGCTGTTGTACCAAGGCTCATAATTTGGTGACTCTCAATGAGGATGAGGCAACACCTaagctgaagaagaagaataagagcaAAAAACAGCTAAAGGAAAGCAAAAGTCCTGTTGAGGTACAAAGTCCATTGGACAGTAATGATACTGGAACACTtaagctgaagaagaagaaaatgaaggtgAAGGAAGGGAAGAGCTCTGTTGAGCCCAATGATGCAGATGATATCCTGCATGAAAATCTAGATGAAGAAACTCTAAACG CTGATGTCAACCAACTTGCAGCAGAGAGTGAAGTTATGGATATTGGGGAACCAGAAAAGGCAAAGAAACGAAAGAAAAATAAGACAG CTGATGTCAAACAAGTTGCAGAAGAGAGTGAAGTTATGGACATTGGGGAACCAGAAAAGGCAAAGAAACGAAAGAAAAATAAGACAA AGAAAGTAAAGCAATCTGGGGAAGTCAACAGGACTGATATGCAGGTATCAGTTAGAGAGGACAATTTGGAGGAGCATGAAGTTGATACCGCAGATGTTGATGAGATTGCATCAGTCGATGAAGACTGTTCCAGAGGAATAAAAA AATGGATCTTGGAGTACAGACAGAAACGGCCAGGCTTGAAAGTCTTGCAGCAAAATATAGATGTGTTTATAACTGCACATGAGGAACAACAAGAGCGG GAGAAGAAGGAAAGAGAGGCAGCAGCTGCAGAAGATGGGTGGACAGTTGTGATGCATCATAAAGGTAGGAAGAAGACTACAGATGTTGAAACTGGAACAGCGGTTGGCTCTGTATCTCTGGCTGCAATGCAAGAGAAAATGGCTCAGAAGAAACCCAAGGAAGTTGGCCGGAACTTCTACAGACATCAGAAACGAGAAGCTCAAATGAGTG AGCTGGCGATGCTGCAGAGCAAGTTCGAGCAGGACAAGAAGAGGATACAGCAGCTGCGGGCTCAAAGGAAATTCAAGCCTTACGGATTTTGA
- the LOC123138117 gene encoding uncharacterized protein isoform X2 encodes MGKSKDKKVSREAKVDKKLALGLGVKRKQLKKKKDRVLDAAVESEGAAGHAIAEGSKKIVLVKQKKKIKHAKVTSCCTKAHNLVTLNEDEATPKLKKKNKSKKQLKESKSPVEVQSPLDSNDTGTLKLKKKKMKVKEGKSSVEPNDADDILHENLDEETLNADVNQLAAESEVMDIGEPEKAKKRKKNKTADVKQVAEESEVMDIGEPEKAKKRKKNKTKKVKQSGEVNRTDMQVSVREDNLEEHEVDTADVDEIASVDEDCSRGIKKWILEYRQKRPGLKVLQQNIDVFITAHEEQQEREKKEREAAAAEDGWTVVMHHKGRKKTTDVETGTAVGSVSLAAMQEKMAQKKPKEVGRNFYRHQKREAQMSELAMLQSKFEQDKKRIQQLRAQRKFKPYGF; translated from the exons ATGGGCAAATCCAAAG ACAAGAAGGTTTCGCGGGAAGCCAAGGTTGATAAGAAGCTGGCGCTTGGGCTTGGAGTGAAGAGGAAgcagctgaagaagaagaaggatagagtTTTAGATGCTGCCGTTGAGAGCGAGGGCGCTGCCGGACATGCTATCGCGGAAG GAAGCAAGAAGATTGTATTGGTGAAGCAAAAGAAGAAAATTAAGCATGCCAAAGTAACAAGCTGTTGTACCAAGGCTCATAATTTGGTGACTCTCAATGAGGATGAGGCAACACCTaagctgaagaagaagaataagagcaAAAAACAGCTAAAGGAAAGCAAAAGTCCTGTTGAGGTACAAAGTCCATTGGACAGTAATGATACTGGAACACTtaagctgaagaagaagaaaatgaaggtgAAGGAAGGGAAGAGCTCTGTTGAGCCCAATGATGCAGATGATATCCTGCATGAAAATCTAGATGAAGAAACTCTAAACG CTGATGTCAACCAACTTGCAGCAGAGAGTGAAGTTATGGATATTGGGGAACCAGAAAAGGCAAAGAAACGAAAGAAAAATAAGACAG CTGATGTCAAACAAGTTGCAGAAGAGAGTGAAGTTATGGACATTGGGGAACCAGAAAAGGCAAAGAAACGAAAGAAAAATAAGACAA AGAAAGTAAAGCAATCTGGGGAAGTCAACAGGACTGATATGCAGGTATCAGTTAGAGAGGACAATTTGGAGGAGCATGAAGTTGATACCGCAGATGTTGATGAGATTGCATCAGTCGATGAAGACTGTTCCAGAGGAATAAAAA AATGGATCTTGGAGTACAGACAGAAACGGCCAGGCTTGAAAGTCTTGCAGCAAAATATAGATGTGTTTATAACTGCACATGAGGAACAACAAGAGCGG GAGAAGAAGGAAAGAGAGGCAGCAGCTGCAGAAGATGGGTGGACAGTTGTGATGCATCATAAAGGTAGGAAGAAGACTACAGATGTTGAAACTGGAACAGCGGTTGGCTCTGTATCTCTGGCTGCAATGCAAGAGAAAATGGCTCAGAAGAAACCCAAGGAAGTTGGCCGGAACTTCTACAGACATCAGAAACGAGAAGCTCAAATGAGTG AGCTGGCGATGCTGCAGAGCAAGTTCGAGCAGGACAAGAAGAGGATACAGCAGCTGCGGGCTCAAAGGAAATTCAAGCCTTACGGATTTTGA